In a genomic window of Quercus lobata isolate SW786 unplaced genomic scaffold, ValleyOak3.0 Primary Assembly Scq3eQI_326, whole genome shotgun sequence:
- the LOC115973640 gene encoding protein SGT1 homolog A-like, with protein MASSLEIAKKAKEAFVDDSFKLAVDLFSEAIDLSPNDANLFADRAQAHLKLNNLTEAAADASKAIEIDPSMAKAYLRKGTACMKLGEYLTAKEALEIGTSLAQNDSRFTKMLKECDQHLADFQPSTVPASASKLSDTTAGTLEESKKGCGMSQQISTITSVRPKYSHGYYQKPEEVVVTIYVKGIPANNIVVDFGEQILSVTIGIHDEDAYYFQPRLFGKIIPDKCRYEVLSTKVEIRLAKAEIINWPSLEYSKEIAVTQKVNVLSVESQRPAYPSSMPRKRDWDKLEAQVKQEEKEEKLDGDAGVNRMFQDIYLNADEDMRRAMSKSFMESNGTVLSTDWTDVGSKKVEATAPDGMELKKWEY; from the exons ATGGCAAGTTCGCTTGAAATTGCAAAGAAGGCAAAAGAAGCCTTTGTGGACGACAGCTTCAAACTCGCCGTTGACCTCTTTTCTGAGGCCATTGACTTGAGCCCTAACGACGCCAATCTCTTCGCAGACCGGGCCCAGGCCCATCTCAAACTCAACAATCTCACTG AAGCGGCTGCCGATGCAAGTAAGGCAATTGAGATTGATCCTTCCATGGCCAAGGCTTACCTTCGTAAAGG CACTGCCTGTATGAAGCTTGGTGAATATCTTACTGCTAAGGAAGCCCTTGAGATTGGTACATCTTTGGCACAAAATGATTCAAGATTCACGAAGATGCTTAAAGAATGTGATCAGCATTTGGCAG ATTTTCAACCAAGTACTGTACCTGCTTCTGCCTCTAAATTGTCTGATACAACTGCTGGAACTCTTGAAGAATCTAAAAAAGGATGTGGCATGTCCCAGCAGATTAGCACGATTACATCAGTCAGACCAAAATACAG CCATGGATACTACCAGAAGCCGGAGGAAGTGGTTGTCACAATTTATGTGAAGGGCATACCAGCAAACAACATAGTTGTTGACTTTGGAGAACAGATT CTGAGTGTCACAATTGGCATCCATGATGAAGATGCTTATTATTTTCAGCCTCGATTGTTTGGGAAG ATAATACCTGATAAGTGCAGATATGAAGTACTGTCGACTAAAGTTGAAATCCGTCTTGCGAAAGCTGAAATTATCAACTGGCCATCACTTGAATATAGCAAGGAAATTGCAGTTACTCAAAAAGTGAATGTGTTGTCAG TTGAATCTCAAAGGCCTGCATATCCATCTTCAATGCCAAGAAAAAGAGATTGGGATAAGTTGGAAGCACAAGTGAAGCAAGAG gagaaagaagagaagctGGATGGTGATGCAGGTGTAAACAGGATGTTCCAAGACATATACCTAAATGCAGACGAGGACATGAGGAGAGCTATGAGCAAATCTTTT